One Thermoanaerobacter pseudethanolicus ATCC 33223 DNA window includes the following coding sequences:
- a CDS encoding AIR synthase family protein: MEVGKVPVEILKRSVFPYLGVKRKEVLVHSQLGEDSSIIDFGEYVAVLSTDPITAAEKLSGFLSVIISCNDLASCGAKPIGILSTILLPEGSDESVLHNLMEEIDKAAKKLNIEVLGGHTEITTTVNKPIISTTAIGMAKKGEYITTKGAKIGDDVIVTKALGLEGTAILATDYEDLLLKRYDKDFILKAQSFINEISVIEEGLIAAQNGANAMHDITEGGILGAAYEIAEASGLGIEIYEEKLPVRPETKEICRFFGINPLKLISSGSMIITASDGDKIVKSLSEKGIQATIIGKIIKEGKYLITSKGKEEITPPERDEIYLVNKERILL; encoded by the coding sequence ATGGAAGTAGGAAAAGTACCTGTAGAAATACTAAAAAGAAGTGTTTTCCCATATCTCGGAGTTAAAAGAAAAGAAGTTTTAGTCCACTCCCAATTAGGAGAAGACAGTAGCATAATCGATTTCGGCGAATACGTGGCGGTCCTTTCAACAGACCCCATAACAGCAGCAGAGAAATTAAGCGGCTTTTTATCTGTCATAATATCCTGTAATGATTTAGCTTCTTGTGGCGCAAAGCCAATTGGAATATTATCAACTATACTACTGCCCGAAGGCAGTGATGAATCTGTACTCCATAATTTAATGGAAGAAATAGATAAAGCAGCAAAAAAGCTCAACATAGAAGTTTTAGGAGGCCACACAGAAATAACCACTACAGTAAACAAGCCTATTATAAGCACAACAGCAATTGGCATGGCTAAAAAAGGTGAGTACATAACCACAAAAGGCGCAAAAATAGGCGATGATGTCATAGTTACAAAAGCTTTAGGCCTTGAAGGCACAGCAATTTTAGCAACTGACTATGAAGATTTGCTGCTAAAGCGCTACGATAAAGATTTTATCTTAAAAGCACAAAGTTTTATAAACGAAATAAGTGTCATAGAAGAAGGACTTATTGCAGCACAAAATGGTGCAAATGCAATGCACGATATAACAGAAGGAGGAATATTAGGAGCAGCCTATGAAATCGCAGAAGCATCAGGCCTTGGCATTGAAATATATGAGGAAAAATTGCCAGTACGCCCTGAAACAAAAGAAATTTGCCGTTTTTTTGGCATAAACCCTTTAAAGCTCATATCCAGCGGTTCAATGATAATTACTGCCAGTGATGGAGATAAAATAGTCAAATCTCTATCTGAAAAAGGAATACAAGCTACAATAATAGGTAAAATTATAAAAGAAGGAAAATATTTAATAACATCAAAAGGAAAAGAAGAAATAACTCCGCCAGAGCGAGATGAGATATATTTAGTAAATAAAGAGAGGATTCTTTTATAA
- the lspA gene encoding signal peptidase II: protein MAIVIVAFVVFLDQLTKYLAVKYLMLIGSYPVIKNFFHLTYVENKGAAFGMLQNKTLFFIIITVIVGAVLIYSMIKLPENSVYNYTLAMILGGAIGNLIDRVRLGYVVDFIDFKFFPAVFNVADSFIVIGAIILGYLMIFKEKA from the coding sequence TTGGCGATAGTTATTGTAGCTTTTGTGGTTTTTCTTGACCAATTGACGAAGTATCTTGCAGTGAAGTACCTTATGCTTATAGGAAGTTATCCGGTTATAAAGAATTTTTTTCATCTTACTTATGTGGAGAATAAAGGTGCGGCATTTGGGATGCTTCAGAATAAGACTCTTTTTTTTATAATAATAACAGTAATTGTAGGAGCTGTGTTGATTTATTCTATGATTAAATTGCCGGAAAATAGTGTGTATAATTATACACTTGCTATGATTTTAGGTGGCGCTATTGGAAATCTTATTGACAGAGTTAGATTGGGATATGTTGTAGACTTTATTGATTTTAAATTTTTCCCTGCGGTTTTTAATGTTGCAGATTCTTTTATAGTTATAGGAGCTATTATATTAGGATATCTTATGATTTTTAAGGAGAAGGCGTGA
- a CDS encoding DUF4236 domain-containing protein translates to MSWRFRRSISLGKGVRINVSKSGIGFSVGKRGARIGVGPRGVYTSFGIPGTGLYTINYLNKKKKQVSSSPNTQINNVSITYPPEILKKMPSKAPHYLLFIASFILLFTYTPLGILGFIIFAFYFYALSKKPISKAVSFFEKGKVAYNRGDYKSALDNFLKVIEIEPDAISLYKEIGIIYIHLGEDEKANECFEKYLFKYPEDLEAKTHYINLLIKVGQYQKALELMNLLPEEYKNNLFVINAMADCYIELNKPDMALAVLEKGPMRKRKTDTEEMKVYRYLLGTVYRKLGQKEKALKQFQKIYVEDSNFLDVAEKLKEVEG, encoded by the coding sequence GTGAGCTGGAGATTTAGAAGAAGTATTAGTCTGGGTAAAGGAGTTAGAATAAATGTCAGTAAAAGCGGTATAGGTTTTAGTGTAGGGAAAAGAGGTGCGAGAATAGGGGTAGGTCCCCGGGGAGTTTATACTTCTTTTGGGATTCCGGGGACAGGTCTTTATACCATCAATTATTTAAATAAAAAGAAAAAACAAGTCAGTTCTTCACCTAACACTCAAATAAATAATGTTAGTATAACTTATCCACCAGAAATATTGAAAAAAATGCCTTCAAAAGCTCCTCATTATTTGTTGTTTATTGCTTCTTTTATATTGCTATTTACATATACTCCCTTGGGAATATTAGGATTTATAATTTTTGCGTTTTATTTTTACGCGTTAAGTAAAAAACCTATTTCAAAGGCAGTTTCTTTCTTTGAGAAGGGTAAGGTGGCTTATAATCGTGGAGATTATAAAAGTGCTTTAGATAATTTTTTAAAAGTTATTGAAATAGAACCAGATGCAATTTCTTTGTATAAAGAGATTGGAATTATTTATATCCATTTAGGAGAAGATGAAAAAGCTAATGAGTGCTTTGAAAAATATCTTTTTAAGTATCCGGAGGATTTGGAGGCAAAAACTCATTATATTAATCTTTTAATTAAAGTTGGGCAATACCAAAAGGCACTTGAACTTATGAATTTATTGCCAGAGGAGTATAAGAATAATTTGTTTGTAATTAATGCAATGGCTGATTGTTATATAGAACTTAACAAACCTGATATGGCTTTAGCGGTTTTAGAAAAAGGACCGATGAGGAAGAGAAAAACTGATACTGAGGAGATGAAGGTGTATAGGTATTTGTTGGGTACAGTTTATAGGAAACTGGGGCAAAAAGAAAAGGCGTTAAAGCAATTTCAAAAGATTTATGTGGAGGACAGTAATTTTTTAGATGTAGCGGAAAAATTAAAAGAGGTGGAAGGTTAA
- a CDS encoding IS1380-like element ISTps2 family transposase gives MSLTLNLTKEKGFSKYILPATFDNFTVSNNVTFTYIQAFKEKIGFNKILSSILSFKKAPNAVFQPAEIIDFMIDSVIQGNTRFLHMDQLRYDNAYTEIKGHKVPSEKVCRDLIKALPESSLEELRLINKTLLSLQSKGTKREVIMNFDDTVCTIFGEQEGASVGYNPRYHGRPSFKEKIGIIANTDELVNVTLEEGKHHTNHGFLDFVKSCEEQLPENWIIKRVRVDRGAFDYDNMLYFESKGYEYVMKAKNQAWIRCFIDYVNQREHLYPWTEIDKTFSVNEIYAKMPKWDKVRRIVIIRKKLPQPKTGQICMDIDEFKYEYQAIVTNIEYMTPEEIFHEYNQRCDIENKIDELKEGFAFSKNSQRNKFCNEIFLLIKMIAYNLHNWFKRTILPEFMSHHEITTIRRILYNVPGNLVGKGRYRHIRYPNNPFLKTVITYIRKALMVFCLT, from the coding sequence ATGAGTTTAACACTTAATCTTACAAAAGAAAAGGGGTTTTCAAAATATATTTTGCCAGCAACTTTTGATAATTTTACAGTATCAAACAATGTAACTTTCACCTATATCCAAGCATTTAAAGAAAAAATCGGCTTTAATAAAATTCTTTCAAGCATATTATCCTTTAAAAAAGCACCAAATGCTGTTTTTCAACCAGCCGAGATTATTGACTTTATGATTGATTCTGTAATTCAAGGGAATACCCGCTTTCTTCACATGGACCAACTAAGATATGATAATGCATACACAGAAATTAAAGGGCATAAAGTTCCCAGCGAAAAAGTATGCAGAGACTTAATTAAAGCTTTGCCTGAAAGTTCTCTTGAAGAATTAAGACTTATTAACAAGACTTTGCTTTCCTTGCAATCTAAAGGAACGAAACGTGAAGTCATTATGAATTTTGATGATACAGTTTGTACTATATTTGGAGAGCAGGAAGGTGCTTCAGTAGGTTATAATCCAAGGTACCATGGTCGACCATCTTTCAAAGAGAAAATCGGCATTATTGCTAATACTGATGAACTTGTTAATGTTACTCTTGAAGAAGGTAAACATCACACAAATCATGGTTTCTTAGATTTTGTAAAATCTTGCGAAGAACAGCTTCCTGAAAATTGGATAATTAAGCGAGTACGCGTTGACCGTGGAGCATTTGACTACGATAATATGCTGTATTTTGAATCTAAAGGTTATGAATATGTAATGAAAGCTAAAAATCAGGCATGGATCAGATGCTTTATAGACTATGTCAATCAAAGAGAACACCTTTATCCTTGGACTGAAATAGATAAAACCTTTAGTGTAAATGAAATATATGCAAAAATGCCTAAATGGGATAAAGTACGCAGAATTGTGATTATACGCAAAAAACTGCCACAGCCCAAAACAGGGCAGATTTGTATGGATATAGACGAATTCAAATATGAATATCAAGCTATAGTAACAAATATTGAGTACATGACACCTGAAGAAATATTTCATGAATACAACCAACGCTGCGACATTGAAAACAAAATAGATGAACTAAAAGAAGGATTTGCTTTTTCAAAAAACAGTCAAAGAAACAAATTTTGCAACGAAATATTTTTGCTTATCAAAATGATCGCTTACAATCTCCATAATTGGTTCAAAAGGACTATCTTGCCAGAGTTTATGAGTCATCATGAGATAACCACAATAAGGCGAATATTATATAATGTACCTGGTAATCTTGTTGGGAAAGGACGTTATAGGCATATACGTTATCCTAATAATCCGTTTCTTAAAACTGTGATAACGTATATACGAAAAGCACTAATGGTATTTTGCTTAACATAG
- the rnr gene encoding ribonuclease R: protein MSVKERLLELMREENYKPSKIEEIMKILGIDYSQKSILEKILKEMEKEGLVFKTKRGKYALPERLDLVKGKIEFHSRGYGFLIPEDSNIKDIFIPVSGMNGAMHDDTVLVRVTKRVDGKSEEGEVVKILKRANTTIVGTYEKSKNFGFVVPDNKKIHQDIFIPKGEDKGAKTGMKVVARITKWPEGRRSPEGEIIEVLGYKGDPGIDVMSIIRAYDIPEVFPKEVLKEAEEIPTEIPEEENKRRVDLTDLDFVTIDGEDAKDLDDAVCVQKLQDGNYLLYVSIADVSHYVKEGLNLDKEALKRGCSVYFIDRVIPMLPPKLSNGICSLNPQEERLTLTVKMKINSQGEVVDHEIFESIIKSKERMTYTNVYKLLEENDEELKKRYQYLLEDFKLMKELALVLLEKRKRRGSVDFDFPEAKVIVDEKGKPIDVVKVERNIAHRIIEEFMLVANETVAEHMHWVNVPFVYRIHEHPDIEKLIAFNKFIHNLGYHIKGIEGGQIHPKSLQELIRQVRGKSEQRVVETLLLRSLKRARYSPEDIGHYALATQYYTHFTSPIRRYPDLIIHRIIKEYINGKLTKKRQRHYNRILNDIALKSSERERAAEAAEREIEELKKVEYMADRIGNVYKGIISNVTNYGFFVELDNTVEGLVDVASLEDDYYHFDPERYVLIGEKSKKVYSIGKEVYVKVVHVDVDRREIDFVLAEEEKDNLEIGLTEHKS, encoded by the coding sequence ATGAGCGTAAAAGAAAGACTTTTAGAATTAATGAGAGAAGAGAATTATAAACCTTCTAAAATAGAAGAAATAATGAAAATATTAGGGATAGACTATAGTCAAAAAAGCATTTTAGAAAAAATATTAAAAGAGATGGAAAAAGAAGGCCTTGTTTTTAAAACAAAACGAGGTAAATATGCTCTTCCTGAAAGATTAGATTTAGTAAAAGGTAAGATTGAATTTCATTCAAGAGGCTATGGCTTTTTAATTCCCGAAGATAGCAATATAAAGGACATATTCATACCTGTAAGTGGCATGAACGGTGCAATGCATGACGATACTGTTTTAGTGAGAGTTACAAAAAGGGTGGATGGAAAGAGCGAAGAAGGAGAAGTTGTAAAAATTCTCAAAAGGGCAAATACAACTATTGTTGGAACTTACGAAAAAAGCAAAAATTTTGGCTTTGTAGTGCCAGACAACAAAAAGATCCATCAAGATATATTTATTCCTAAAGGAGAAGATAAAGGCGCTAAAACAGGCATGAAAGTTGTAGCCAGAATTACTAAATGGCCTGAAGGAAGGCGAAGTCCTGAAGGGGAGATTATAGAAGTATTAGGATACAAAGGTGACCCTGGCATAGATGTAATGTCTATAATACGGGCGTATGATATTCCTGAAGTTTTTCCTAAAGAGGTTTTAAAAGAAGCAGAAGAGATACCGACAGAAATTCCTGAAGAAGAGAATAAGAGAAGAGTTGATTTGACTGATTTAGATTTTGTCACAATTGATGGAGAAGATGCAAAAGATTTGGACGATGCAGTATGTGTACAAAAACTTCAAGATGGCAATTATCTTCTGTATGTGAGTATTGCAGATGTGAGCCATTATGTGAAAGAAGGTTTGAATTTAGATAAAGAAGCATTAAAAAGAGGTTGTAGTGTATATTTCATTGATAGAGTAATACCAATGTTGCCACCTAAGTTATCTAATGGTATTTGCAGTCTAAATCCGCAGGAAGAAAGACTGACTCTCACTGTTAAAATGAAAATAAACTCTCAAGGAGAAGTTGTAGACCATGAAATTTTTGAAAGCATTATAAAAAGCAAAGAGAGAATGACATATACAAATGTTTACAAACTTTTAGAAGAAAATGATGAAGAATTAAAAAAGAGGTATCAGTACCTATTGGAAGATTTTAAACTAATGAAAGAGCTAGCTCTTGTTTTGCTAGAGAAAAGGAAAAGAAGAGGCAGTGTAGATTTTGATTTTCCTGAAGCTAAAGTAATAGTAGACGAGAAAGGTAAACCAATAGATGTTGTAAAAGTCGAAAGGAATATAGCTCATAGGATAATTGAAGAATTTATGTTAGTAGCTAATGAAACGGTAGCTGAGCATATGCATTGGGTAAATGTACCATTTGTTTATAGAATACACGAACATCCGGATATAGAGAAATTAATTGCTTTCAATAAATTTATTCACAATTTGGGATACCATATAAAAGGAATTGAAGGAGGACAAATACATCCAAAGTCTTTGCAAGAGTTAATAAGACAAGTGAGAGGAAAGAGTGAGCAAAGAGTTGTAGAAACTTTGCTTTTAAGGTCTTTAAAAAGAGCAAGATACAGTCCAGAAGACATTGGCCATTATGCTTTGGCGACCCAATATTATACTCACTTTACTTCCCCCATAAGGCGATATCCTGACCTTATAATTCATAGGATAATCAAAGAATACATAAATGGAAAATTAACAAAAAAAAGGCAACGCCATTACAACAGAATTTTAAATGACATTGCTTTAAAATCTTCTGAGAGAGAAAGAGCAGCAGAAGCTGCAGAAAGAGAAATAGAAGAATTAAAGAAAGTAGAGTACATGGCAGATAGAATAGGGAATGTTTATAAAGGGATAATTTCCAACGTGACAAATTACGGATTTTTTGTAGAACTTGACAACACTGTGGAAGGGTTAGTAGATGTTGCTTCATTGGAGGATGACTATTACCATTTTGATCCAGAAAGATATGTTTTAATTGGTGAAAAGAGCAAAAAAGTTTACTCTATAGGTAAAGAGGTTTATGTAAAAGTTGTTCATGTAGATGTGGATAGGAGAGAAATAGACTTTGTTTTAGCAGAAGAAGAAAAAGATAATTTAGAGATTGGCTTAACCGAGCATAAAAGCTGA
- a CDS encoding RluA family pseudouridine synthase gives MNIVDKIVLQGEKEDEGKRIDVFLAAELDYTRSYIKKLIVDGLVFVNGKTVKPSYKVKENDEVVLNVPEAEKIDVLPEDIPLDILYEDDDIIVINKPQGMVVHPAPGNYSGTLVNALLYHCKNLSGINGILRPGIVHRLDKDTSGVMVVAKNDKAHISLSNQIKERSVFKKYVAIVEGVIKDEEGKIEAPIGRHPVDRKKMAVIEDGRYALTLYKVLERFKENTLVEAVIKTGRTHQIRVHMAYIGHPIVGDHVYGFKRQKFKLEGQALHSSVLGFMHPTKGVYMEFEAPLPEYFVRLIEILRNK, from the coding sequence ATGAACATAGTAGATAAGATAGTTTTGCAAGGAGAAAAAGAGGATGAAGGAAAGAGAATAGATGTCTTTCTTGCGGCAGAATTAGATTACACAAGGTCTTATATTAAAAAATTGATTGTGGATGGGCTTGTTTTTGTAAATGGTAAAACGGTAAAGCCCAGCTACAAGGTAAAAGAGAATGATGAGGTTGTTTTAAATGTCCCAGAGGCAGAGAAAATTGATGTACTGCCAGAAGATATACCTTTGGATATTCTTTATGAAGACGATGATATAATTGTGATAAATAAGCCACAGGGAATGGTAGTGCATCCGGCGCCGGGTAATTACAGTGGTACACTTGTTAATGCACTTCTTTACCACTGTAAAAATTTATCGGGAATTAACGGCATTTTAAGGCCGGGTATAGTTCACAGGCTTGATAAGGATACCTCTGGTGTGATGGTTGTTGCTAAAAATGATAAGGCCCACATAAGCCTTTCTAATCAAATAAAAGAGAGAAGTGTTTTTAAAAAATATGTTGCTATTGTAGAGGGAGTTATAAAAGATGAAGAGGGGAAAATTGAGGCACCTATAGGAAGGCACCCTGTTGACAGAAAAAAGATGGCTGTAATAGAGGATGGAAGATATGCTCTTACATTGTACAAAGTTTTGGAGCGGTTTAAAGAAAATACATTAGTAGAGGCGGTTATAAAGACAGGTAGGACTCATCAGATAAGAGTGCATATGGCTTATATAGGACATCCTATTGTAGGAGACCATGTTTATGGCTTTAAGAGGCAAAAGTTTAAGTTGGAAGGACAGGCATTACATTCAAGTGTTTTAGGATTTATGCATCCTACAAAAGGAGTTTACATGGAGTTTGAAGCTCCACTTCCTGAGTATTTTGTAAGGTTGATTGAAATATTGAGAAACAAATAG
- a CDS encoding DUF2357 domain-containing protein, protein MLLAEFKLKKDREILKYYTAKRVDREGIKWINKHPQYVKNIDGEIIVDKVCSVKSSVTYDTYENRLVKYIIKSIIKKLNLVKKNYEKESSIVDEKIKKSIEAMIYKLGRHLNYSFLKGVGDIYTMNSLSLVLNMSPGYKDVYKYYIMLLKGLMIREYIFKISMKDLAILYEYWCFIKLNSILREKYNLVKQGIIKFNNRGLTVTLTKGEETRVEYQNPKNGEIYSLVYNKKFKYDNIPTTPQMPDSILSLSKVGSNTIFKYVLDAKYKINPAVVDTDYYNKYRSPGPEEEDINTMHRYRDAIVYENKNNKNFERMVFGAFVLFPYSDEEKYKEHHFYKSNEKVNVGGLPFLPGSTKLVEKLIDDLINNSFESAFEDSVFQGGTYEYLDQVKFDDKEVLVAPLSSKEQLDINLKYNFYHIPYKNIKSSGIKFKYVAIYQSIKKFDKEAGIHYYGRIKGFEIVKRKDIKEIPKDSDELYVKFEIEEWNKLERPITCGPFGVTNRIYTNLFLLKNAKNVSELCIKTKEDYRLYLELKRLYEHQEEFLKVNINSKMIDENTKITGFKIGNLTIFINEGYYNIYKDDILRDKIPIEEFSKRPNAIIKRIRREIQQ, encoded by the coding sequence TTGCTACTTGCCGAATTCAAGTTAAAAAAAGATAGGGAAATACTAAAATATTATACTGCAAAAAGGGTTGACAGAGAGGGAATAAAATGGATTAACAAGCATCCTCAATATGTGAAGAACATCGATGGGGAAATAATAGTTGACAAAGTTTGCTCTGTAAAGAGTTCTGTTACCTATGATACATATGAAAACAGATTGGTAAAATACATTATAAAATCTATAATAAAAAAGCTTAATTTAGTTAAGAAAAATTATGAAAAAGAATCAAGTATTGTTGATGAAAAGATTAAAAAAAGCATTGAAGCGATGATATATAAGCTTGGAAGGCATTTAAATTACAGTTTTTTGAAAGGTGTTGGAGATATATATACTATGAATTCACTTTCCCTTGTGCTTAATATGTCGCCAGGATACAAGGATGTTTATAAATATTATATTATGCTTTTAAAGGGACTTATGATAAGGGAATACATTTTTAAAATATCTATGAAAGATTTGGCTATATTATATGAATATTGGTGTTTTATCAAACTTAATTCAATATTGAGAGAAAAATATAATCTTGTAAAGCAAGGTATTATTAAATTTAATAATCGAGGACTTACTGTTACTTTGACAAAAGGCGAGGAGACTCGTGTTGAATATCAAAATCCAAAAAATGGGGAGATATATTCCCTAGTGTACAATAAGAAATTTAAATATGATAATATCCCAACTACACCTCAAATGCCTGATAGTATATTATCGTTGAGTAAAGTTGGATCAAACACTATATTTAAATATGTACTTGATGCAAAATACAAAATAAATCCTGCAGTTGTTGATACAGATTATTATAATAAATATCGTTCTCCAGGTCCGGAAGAAGAGGATATAAACACTATGCATAGATACCGTGATGCCATTGTGTATGAAAATAAAAATAATAAAAATTTTGAGAGAATGGTTTTCGGGGCTTTTGTATTGTTTCCATATTCTGACGAAGAAAAATATAAAGAACATCATTTTTATAAAAGTAATGAAAAAGTTAATGTGGGAGGACTGCCATTTTTACCTGGTTCTACTAAGCTTGTTGAGAAACTCATAGATGACCTTATAAATAATTCTTTTGAATCAGCTTTTGAAGATTCAGTTTTTCAAGGTGGTACATATGAATACCTTGATCAAGTAAAGTTTGATGATAAAGAAGTACTTGTTGCTCCGTTGTCAAGTAAAGAGCAGCTTGATATAAATCTCAAATATAATTTTTATCATATACCTTATAAAAATATTAAGTCTAGCGGTATCAAGTTTAAATATGTTGCGATATACCAGTCAATCAAAAAATTTGATAAAGAAGCTGGGATACACTATTATGGTAGGATAAAAGGTTTTGAAATAGTAAAAAGGAAAGATATAAAAGAAATACCAAAGGATTCTGATGAGTTATATGTGAAATTTGAAATAGAAGAATGGAATAAGCTTGAAAGACCTATTACTTGTGGTCCTTTTGGAGTTACAAATCGTATATATACTAATTTGTTTCTTCTTAAGAATGCAAAAAACGTATCAGAACTTTGTATAAAAACAAAAGAAGACTATAGACTTTATTTGGAACTTAAGAGGTTGTATGAGCATCAAGAAGAATTTTTAAAAGTCAATATTAATAGTAAAATGATTGACGAAAATACAAAAATAACAGGCTTTAAAATAGGGAATTTAACGATATTTATAAATGAGGGTTATTATAATATCTATAAAGATGATATTTTACGAGACAAAATACCTATAGAAGAATTTTCAAAAAGACCCAATGCAATTATAAAGAGGATAAGAAGAGAAATACAGCAATAA
- a CDS encoding HD domain-containing protein, whose protein sequence is MDRNTALALVKEYVSDETLINHMIATGAIMGGLAERLGQDVERWVVTGILHDIDYQETKDNPELHSIRGGEILREHGLDEEIVHAVMAHNEIHGIERITLLDKALFAVDPLSGLITATAYVMPSKKLEEVQLKSLKKKFKDKTFAKGANRDQIKTCEEFGISLDEFLEIALNEMKKIAPQIGL, encoded by the coding sequence ATGGATAGAAACACGGCCTTAGCGCTTGTCAAAGAATATGTATCAGATGAGACTTTAATAAATCACATGATAGCGACAGGTGCTATAATGGGAGGGTTAGCTGAAAGATTAGGGCAAGATGTTGAAAGATGGGTAGTTACAGGGATATTACATGACATAGACTACCAAGAAACTAAGGACAATCCAGAGTTGCACAGTATAAGGGGTGGAGAAATTTTAAGAGAACATGGTCTTGATGAGGAAATAGTACATGCAGTTATGGCACATAATGAAATTCATGGCATTGAGAGGATAACTCTTCTTGACAAAGCCCTTTTTGCTGTAGATCCTTTATCGGGTTTAATTACTGCAACAGCTTATGTGATGCCTTCTAAGAAGTTAGAGGAAGTCCAATTAAAATCATTAAAGAAGAAGTTTAAAGACAAGACTTTTGCTAAAGGAGCAAACCGTGACCAAATCAAAACTTGTGAAGAATTTGGAATTTCTTTAGACGAATTTTTAGAGATTGCTCTTAATGAAATGAAAAAAATCGCACCACAGATAGGATTGTGA
- the smpB gene encoding SsrA-binding protein SmpB, with the protein MAKEEIKIIAQNKKAYHDYFIEETYEAGIVLSGTEVKSIRMGKVNLKDSFARVENNEVYLYNMHISPYEKGNIFNKDPLRTRKLLLNRHEINKLIGYVTRKGYTLIPTKLYLKRGLVKVELAVARGKKLYDKREDIARRDAKSELEKHFKEKQLGI; encoded by the coding sequence TTGGCGAAGGAAGAAATTAAAATAATCGCTCAAAACAAAAAAGCTTACCATGATTACTTCATTGAAGAAACTTATGAAGCAGGAATAGTGCTTAGTGGAACTGAAGTTAAATCTATTAGGATGGGGAAAGTCAATTTAAAAGATAGCTTTGCAAGAGTTGAAAACAACGAAGTTTATCTTTATAATATGCATATAAGTCCTTATGAAAAAGGCAATATATTTAATAAAGACCCCTTAAGGACTAGAAAATTACTTCTCAATAGACATGAGATTAATAAACTAATTGGTTATGTGACAAGGAAGGGTTACACTTTAATTCCTACAAAGCTTTATTTAAAGCGAGGCCTTGTCAAAGTCGAATTAGCTGTAGCGAGAGGTAAAAAACTCTACGATAAGAGAGAAGATATTGCGAGAAGAGATGCAAAAAGTGAATTAGAAAAACACTTTAAAGAAAAACAATTAGGCATATAA